Proteins co-encoded in one Astyanax mexicanus isolate ESR-SI-001 chromosome 1, AstMex3_surface, whole genome shotgun sequence genomic window:
- the mrpl32 gene encoding 39S ribosomal protein L32, mitochondrial, which produces MSLTGFVRFLRQSLQRLESDFIQAVGLDRSLGPALAVNGPSLLPQPNNSSEPSFLDSIFWMAVPKKRRTIEVNRCRRRNPNKMIKVKTNIEPCVQCGNLKLKHTLCGFCYEKIQKETSLIRRQIQNMEGRPLNTPAVETVVLYENETPGEADQGKRIVERSRKRPSWFNL; this is translated from the exons ATGTCGTTAACAGGGTTTGTGCGCTTTCTGAGACAGTCTCTGCAGCGGCTGGAGAGCGATTTTATACAGGCTGTAGGGTTAGACAGGAGTCTGG GTCCAGCCCTGGCAGTGAATGGTCCCAGTCTTCTGCCTCAGCCCAACAACAGCTCTGAGCCCAGTTTTCTGGACAGCATTTTCTGGATGGCTGTGCCCAAGAAAAGGCGCACCATCGAGGTCAATCGCTGCAGAAGACGGAAcccaaataaaatgataaaagtcAAG ACAAATATCGAGCCTTGTGTGCAGTGTGGAAATCTGAAACTGAAGCACACCCTCTGCGGGTTCTGCTATGAGAAGATCCAGAAGGAGACGTCCTTGATACGAAGGCAGATCCAGAACATGGAAGGCCGTCCTCTGAATACACCGGCAGTGGAGACTGTGGTTCTGTATGAGAATGAAACTCCTGGTGAGGCAGATCAGGGCAAAAGGATAGTGGAGCGCAGCAGAAAGCGCCCCTCCTGGTTTAACCTGTAA
- the LOC103046236 gene encoding ATPase family AAA domain-containing protein 2 isoform X1 yields the protein MVMLRSSSGGGEAAETAVPKRAPADMDSSSEFLSLQRPRRKSARLNRSLDDSGSSAENSPTNGYLSSKEENRIEGAGMKTRAHKDRQSVTFADVRDQKDSSPQKEEEIGKNLRKSPRFQTDGEKSGDEIAVEDGIDSPPSQNLRAHLREEKEDSAVRRSSRITRYKLDARNQSVLYDRLITNTAEAVLQKMDDMQKMRRRQRSRDSKEENRRIYSGTKRKRTTRSSDRTDEDSADDQENEYSDQEVVNDDNEDGGEEENDEGDDDDDDEDDEHDDEDEEEEDHGKRYEFRQRKTVVRYQAPLEEPRKQSIFFRRHSTPTRRRYSFGSSGPHSPYSRHRSSSIRRNEPIGRRHAIHSSDSTSSSSSSDDEKFEMRRSKSRNRSMNRCLPMNFLKEDLLGVHKDRIKIGASLADVDPMQIDQTVRFDSIGGLGRHISALKEMVVFPLLYPEVFERFKIQPPRGCLFYGPPGTGKTLVARALANECSQGDKKVAFFMRKGADCLSKWVGESERQLRLLFDQAYQMRPSIIFFDEIDGIAPVRSSRQDQIHSSIVSTLLALMDGLDSRGEVVVIGATNRLDSIDPALRRPGRFDREFLFSLPDREARKDILKIHTRQWNPQPSDAFLEELADKCVGYCGADIKAVCAEAALCALRRRYPQIYASSQKLLLDVASINVEGRDFLSAMRKIVPASQRAVVSPARALTSVIKPLLTNTLNSALKALQKLFPHVEQGLKKKRENDGSAGVLDDLLHSDDEGSSLCTSNPAQKNAGPAGSFLLLNRTALQQPTSFRPRLLLCGRPGSGQSTHLAPAILHALEKFTVYTLDMAVLFGVSMTSPEEACAQLFCEAKRTAPSILYIPHMQRWWDTVSSALRATFLSLLQDIPSFSPILLLATCSLSYDDLCPEVQDLFLMEYGEVFNVPLPSEEERRTFFEDLILNQAAKAPASKREAVLRAMEILPVAPPPAPRLLSEQEQQKLEQQEEDTLRELRLFLRDVTNRLAQDKRFKAFTKPVDTEEVPDYTTVIKQPMDLSTVLTKIDLHKYETVKDFLHDVDLIWKNALEYNPDKDPSDRLIRHRACTLKDTVHAIIKDELDEDFEKICIEVKESRSKRGCTSSRYTPSYYHVLPKVSASGEPGTNDSGPSKDVSSVAATPVTPKQTGVQKKKRRRRLWSNGFVSKKKSRSHSHSKETNEAESGEEDEDEEEDEDESKAAESEGADETVKEVECELMEVDNKETGPAPAGDTNETTVPALAQNGHISSGDGDDVSVVSTVNELQNGNASDAIPNGDCAKEAGDNSENVVVQPAENADAKRVEPSANEDTAMEKGIRRMTRGLRMQAQQQKIVNMDTAMRILEQKTQLLIVDHSKLKELLQNVVVKTEGFEVNQLEKLYALLCQSIYRHKRDYDKTALIQEMSKEVEEFS from the exons ATGGTAATGCTTCGCAGTAGTAGCGGCGGCGGCGAGGCCGCGGAGACGGCCGTGCCGAAGAGGGCGCCTGCTGATATGGACTCCAGCTCCGAGTTTCTGTCCCTGCAGCGGCCGCGGAGGAAATCCGCGCGCCTGAACAGGAGCCTGGatgacagcggcagcagcgctgAGAACAGCCCCACCAAT GGATATCTGTCTTCCAAAGAGGAAAATAGAATTGAAGGTGCTGGCATGAAAACTCGGGCTCACAAAGACAGGCAAAGTGTAACATTTGCTGATGTGAGGGACCAAAAAGACAGCTCTCCTCAGAAGGAGGAAGAAATTGGGAAGAATTTAAG GAAATCTCCAAGATTccagacagatggagagaaatCGGGTGATGAGATTGCTG TTGAAGACGGTATTGACAGTCCTCCATCTCAAAATCTACGTGCTCACTTAAGAGAGGAAAAGGAGGATAGTGCTGTGAGACGTAGCTCCAGAATTACCAGATATAAGCTTGATGCCAGGAACCAGTCTGTCCTCTATGACAGGCTAATCACCAA CACTGCGGAGGCTGTTCTCCAGAAGATGGATGACATGCAGAAAATGCGACGAAGACAAAGAAGCAGAGACTCTAAAGAAGAG AATCGCAGAATATACTCTGGAACTAAGAGGAAGAGGACCACACGTTCTTCTGACAGAACAGACGAAGATAGTGCTGATGACCAAGAAAATG AATACAGTGATCAGGAGGTTGTAAATGATGACAATGAAgatggaggagaggaagagaatgATGAAGGGGATGACGATGATGACGACGAAGATGATGAGCATGATGATGAGGACGAAGAGGAAGAAGACCATGGAAAACGTTATGAATTTAGACAAAGAAAAACTGTTGTCCGCTACCAAGCTCCTCTTGAGG agCCAAGAAAGCAGAGTATATTTTTCCGCCGGCACTCTACCCCAACCAGACGAAGGTATTCCTTTGGTTCCTCTGGACCGCACAGCCCATACAGCAGACACAGGAGTAGCAG TATTAGAAGGAATGAACCCATTGG AAGAAGACATGCCATCCACAGCAGTGACTCAACCTCATCGTCTTCATCATCTGATGATGAAAAATTTGAGATGAGGAGAAGTAAGAGTCGGAACAGGTCAATGAACAG ATGTCTTCCAATGAACTTTCTGAAGGAGGACCTTTTAGGAGTTCACAAGGACAGAATTAAAATCGGAGCAAGTCTTGCTGACGTTGATCCAATGCAGATTGATCAAACg GTGCGCTTTGACAGCATTGGAGGTTTGGGGAGGCACATCTCAGCCCTAAAAGAAATGGTGGTTTTTCCTTTGCTGTACCCTGAGGTTTTTGAGCGCTTTAAAATTCAGCCTCCAAG AGGTTGTCTGTTCTATGGACCTCCTGGTACAGGGAAGACCTTGGTTGCACGGGCTCTGGCCAATGAGTGCAGTCAGGGGGATAAGAAAGTGGCTTTTTTCATGAGGAAGGGAGCCGACTGCCTCAGCAAGTGGGTGGGAGAGTCTGAGAGGCAGCTTCGACTACTTTTTGACCAG GCATACCAGATGCGCCCTTCTATTATTTTCTTTGATGAGATTGATGGAATTGCACCTGTCCGATCCAGCAGGCAGGACCAGATACACag CTCTATTGTTTCCACACTGTTGGCTTTAATGGATGGGTTGGACAGTCGAGGTGAGGTGGTTGTCATTGGAGCTACTAATCGCTTGGACTCTATAGATCCTGCACTGAGACGACCTGGGCGCTTCGACAGGGAGTTCCTCTTCAGCCTCCCAGACAGAGAG GCTCGTAAAGACATTTTGAAGATCCACACTAGACAGTGGAATCCGCAGCCATCTGATGCTTTCCTCGAGGAACTGGCTGACAAGTGTGTCG GTTATTGTGGTGCAGACATCAAAGCAGTGTGTGCAGAAGCAGCCTTGTGTGCCTTGAGGCGGCGCTACCCGCAGATATATGCCTCCTCCCAGAAACTCCTACTAGATGTGGCGTCCATCAATGTGGAGGGTCGTGATTTTCTTTCTGCCATGAGAAAGATAGTCCCTGCGTCCCAGAGGGCAGTGGTGTCTCCAGCCAGAGCCTTAACATCCGTCATCAAGCCCCTCCTGACCAATACTCTTAACAGTGCTCTGAAGGCCCTGCAGAAACTCTTCCCTCACGTGGAACAGGGCctcaaaaagaagagagaaaacg ATGGTTCGGCTGGTGTATTGGATGACCTGTTGCACAGTGATGATGAGGGATCCTCTTTGTGCACTAGTAACCCTGCCCAGAAGAACGCAGGGCCAGCTGGATCTTTCCTCCTCCTGAACAG GACTGCTCTACAACAGCCCACTTCATTCAGGCCCAGACTGCTGCTTTGTGGGCGTCCAGGCTCTGGCCAAAGCACACACTTGGCTCCTGCCATTCTCCACGCTTTGGAGAAGTTTACGGTCTATACACTCGACATGGCTGTGCTTTTTGGGGTCAGCATGACAAGCCCAGAGGAAGCCTGTGCACAG CTGTTTTGTGAGGCCAAGAGAACGGCTCCTAGCATCCTGTACATTCCTCATATGCAGCGCTGGTGGGACACTGTGAGCTCAGCCCTAAGAGCCACCTTCCTCAGTCTGCTGCAGGACATCCCCTCCTTCTCACCCATTCTCCTCCTTGCCACCTGCAGTCTCTCTTATGATGACCTCTGTCCAGAG GTGCAGGATCTGTTTCTTATGGAGTATGGGGAGGTTTTTAATGTCCCTCTTCCGTCTGAAGAAGAGAGGCGCACATTCTTTGAGGATCTTATTTTGAACCAAGCGGCCAAAGCCCCTGCATCTAAAAGAGAAGCAG TGCTTCGGGCTATGGAGATCCTTCCAGTGGCCCCTCCACCAGCTCCTCGACTGCTCTCTGAGCAGGAGCAGCAGAAGCTAGAACAACAGGAAGaggacacactcagggaactccGCTTGTTTCTGCGTGATGTCACAAACCGGCTCGCTCAGGACAAGCGTTTTAAAGCCTTCACAAAACCTGTGGACACAGAAGAG GTTCCAGATTACACTACAGTAATTAAGCAACCCATGGACCTGTCCACAGTCCTTACCAAAATTGACCTGCACAAATACGAAACTGTGAAAGACTTCCTTCATGATGTAGATCTGATCTGGAAGAATGCTTTGGAGTACAACCCAGACAAAGACCCCTCAG ATCGCTTGATAAGACATCGTGCCTGTACTCTCAAGGACACCGTTCACGCCATCATCAAAGATGAACTGGATGAAGACTTTGAGAAGATCTGTATTGAGGTCAAGGAGTCACGCTCAAAAAGAG GATGCACATCTTCAAGATATACCCCTTCATATTACCACGTGCTGCCAAAGGTTTCAGCATCAGGAGAGCCAGGGACAAATGATTCTGGCCCTTCTAAAGATGTTTCCTCTGTAGCTGCAACACCAGTTACACCAAAACAAACAG GTGTGCAGAAGAAAAAAAGACGCAGAAGGCTGTGGAGCAACGGCTTTGTCAGCAAAAAGAAATCTCGCTCACATTCTCACTCAAAAGAAACAAATGAAGCTGAATCTGGTGAGGAAgatgaggatgaagaggaggacgAAGATGAAAGCAAGGCAGCAGAGAGCGAGGGGGCAGATGAGActgtgaaagaggtagagtgtgaACTGATGGAGGTGGATAACAAGGAAACTGGCCCTGCCCCAGCAGGAGACACAAATGAGACAACTGTTCCAGCGCTTGCCCAAAATGGCCATATTAGCAGTGGGGATGGAGATGATGTCAGTGTAGTTTCAACTGTGAATGAGCTTCAAAATGGAAATGCTTCTGATGCCATTCCAAATGGTGATTGTGCCAAAGAAGCTGGAGACAACAGTGAAAATGTGGTGGTCCAGCCTGCGGAGAATGCTGATGCTAAGAGGGTGGAGCCAAGTGCAAATGAGGACACAGCAATGG AAAAGGGGATAAGACGCATGACTAGAGGCTTGAGGATGCAGGCTCAGCAGCAGAAGATCGTCAACATGGACACTGCTATGAGGATCCTAGAGCAGAAGACCCAGCTGCTGATAGTGGATCACAGTAAGCTGAAG
- the LOC103046236 gene encoding ATPase family AAA domain-containing protein 2 isoform X2, with the protein MVMLRSSSGGGEAAETAVPKRAPADMDSSSEFLSLQRPRRKSARLNRSLDDSGSSAENSPTNGYLSSKEENRIEGAGMKTRAHKDRQSVTFADVRDQKDSSPQKEEEIGKNLRKSPRFQTDGEKSGDEIAVEDGIDSPPSQNLRAHLREEKEDSAVRRSSRITRYKLDARNQSVLYDRLITNTAEAVLQKMDDMQKMRRRQRSRDSKEENRRIYSGTKRKRTTRSSDRTDEDSADDQENEYSDQEVVNDDNEDGGEEENDEGDDDDDDEDDEHDDEDEEEEDHGKRYEFRQRKTVVRYQAPLEEPRKQSIFFRRHSTPTRRRYSFGSSGPHSPYSRHRSSRRRHAIHSSDSTSSSSSSDDEKFEMRRSKSRNRSMNRCLPMNFLKEDLLGVHKDRIKIGASLADVDPMQIDQTVRFDSIGGLGRHISALKEMVVFPLLYPEVFERFKIQPPRGCLFYGPPGTGKTLVARALANECSQGDKKVAFFMRKGADCLSKWVGESERQLRLLFDQAYQMRPSIIFFDEIDGIAPVRSSRQDQIHSSIVSTLLALMDGLDSRGEVVVIGATNRLDSIDPALRRPGRFDREFLFSLPDREARKDILKIHTRQWNPQPSDAFLEELADKCVGYCGADIKAVCAEAALCALRRRYPQIYASSQKLLLDVASINVEGRDFLSAMRKIVPASQRAVVSPARALTSVIKPLLTNTLNSALKALQKLFPHVEQGLKKKRENDGSAGVLDDLLHSDDEGSSLCTSNPAQKNAGPAGSFLLLNRTALQQPTSFRPRLLLCGRPGSGQSTHLAPAILHALEKFTVYTLDMAVLFGVSMTSPEEACAQLFCEAKRTAPSILYIPHMQRWWDTVSSALRATFLSLLQDIPSFSPILLLATCSLSYDDLCPEVQDLFLMEYGEVFNVPLPSEEERRTFFEDLILNQAAKAPASKREAVLRAMEILPVAPPPAPRLLSEQEQQKLEQQEEDTLRELRLFLRDVTNRLAQDKRFKAFTKPVDTEEVPDYTTVIKQPMDLSTVLTKIDLHKYETVKDFLHDVDLIWKNALEYNPDKDPSDRLIRHRACTLKDTVHAIIKDELDEDFEKICIEVKESRSKRGCTSSRYTPSYYHVLPKVSASGEPGTNDSGPSKDVSSVAATPVTPKQTGVQKKKRRRRLWSNGFVSKKKSRSHSHSKETNEAESGEEDEDEEEDEDESKAAESEGADETVKEVECELMEVDNKETGPAPAGDTNETTVPALAQNGHISSGDGDDVSVVSTVNELQNGNASDAIPNGDCAKEAGDNSENVVVQPAENADAKRVEPSANEDTAMEKGIRRMTRGLRMQAQQQKIVNMDTAMRILEQKTQLLIVDHSKLKELLQNVVVKTEGFEVNQLEKLYALLCQSIYRHKRDYDKTALIQEMSKEVEEFS; encoded by the exons ATGGTAATGCTTCGCAGTAGTAGCGGCGGCGGCGAGGCCGCGGAGACGGCCGTGCCGAAGAGGGCGCCTGCTGATATGGACTCCAGCTCCGAGTTTCTGTCCCTGCAGCGGCCGCGGAGGAAATCCGCGCGCCTGAACAGGAGCCTGGatgacagcggcagcagcgctgAGAACAGCCCCACCAAT GGATATCTGTCTTCCAAAGAGGAAAATAGAATTGAAGGTGCTGGCATGAAAACTCGGGCTCACAAAGACAGGCAAAGTGTAACATTTGCTGATGTGAGGGACCAAAAAGACAGCTCTCCTCAGAAGGAGGAAGAAATTGGGAAGAATTTAAG GAAATCTCCAAGATTccagacagatggagagaaatCGGGTGATGAGATTGCTG TTGAAGACGGTATTGACAGTCCTCCATCTCAAAATCTACGTGCTCACTTAAGAGAGGAAAAGGAGGATAGTGCTGTGAGACGTAGCTCCAGAATTACCAGATATAAGCTTGATGCCAGGAACCAGTCTGTCCTCTATGACAGGCTAATCACCAA CACTGCGGAGGCTGTTCTCCAGAAGATGGATGACATGCAGAAAATGCGACGAAGACAAAGAAGCAGAGACTCTAAAGAAGAG AATCGCAGAATATACTCTGGAACTAAGAGGAAGAGGACCACACGTTCTTCTGACAGAACAGACGAAGATAGTGCTGATGACCAAGAAAATG AATACAGTGATCAGGAGGTTGTAAATGATGACAATGAAgatggaggagaggaagagaatgATGAAGGGGATGACGATGATGACGACGAAGATGATGAGCATGATGATGAGGACGAAGAGGAAGAAGACCATGGAAAACGTTATGAATTTAGACAAAGAAAAACTGTTGTCCGCTACCAAGCTCCTCTTGAGG agCCAAGAAAGCAGAGTATATTTTTCCGCCGGCACTCTACCCCAACCAGACGAAGGTATTCCTTTGGTTCCTCTGGACCGCACAGCCCATACAGCAGACACAGGAGTAGCAG AAGAAGACATGCCATCCACAGCAGTGACTCAACCTCATCGTCTTCATCATCTGATGATGAAAAATTTGAGATGAGGAGAAGTAAGAGTCGGAACAGGTCAATGAACAG ATGTCTTCCAATGAACTTTCTGAAGGAGGACCTTTTAGGAGTTCACAAGGACAGAATTAAAATCGGAGCAAGTCTTGCTGACGTTGATCCAATGCAGATTGATCAAACg GTGCGCTTTGACAGCATTGGAGGTTTGGGGAGGCACATCTCAGCCCTAAAAGAAATGGTGGTTTTTCCTTTGCTGTACCCTGAGGTTTTTGAGCGCTTTAAAATTCAGCCTCCAAG AGGTTGTCTGTTCTATGGACCTCCTGGTACAGGGAAGACCTTGGTTGCACGGGCTCTGGCCAATGAGTGCAGTCAGGGGGATAAGAAAGTGGCTTTTTTCATGAGGAAGGGAGCCGACTGCCTCAGCAAGTGGGTGGGAGAGTCTGAGAGGCAGCTTCGACTACTTTTTGACCAG GCATACCAGATGCGCCCTTCTATTATTTTCTTTGATGAGATTGATGGAATTGCACCTGTCCGATCCAGCAGGCAGGACCAGATACACag CTCTATTGTTTCCACACTGTTGGCTTTAATGGATGGGTTGGACAGTCGAGGTGAGGTGGTTGTCATTGGAGCTACTAATCGCTTGGACTCTATAGATCCTGCACTGAGACGACCTGGGCGCTTCGACAGGGAGTTCCTCTTCAGCCTCCCAGACAGAGAG GCTCGTAAAGACATTTTGAAGATCCACACTAGACAGTGGAATCCGCAGCCATCTGATGCTTTCCTCGAGGAACTGGCTGACAAGTGTGTCG GTTATTGTGGTGCAGACATCAAAGCAGTGTGTGCAGAAGCAGCCTTGTGTGCCTTGAGGCGGCGCTACCCGCAGATATATGCCTCCTCCCAGAAACTCCTACTAGATGTGGCGTCCATCAATGTGGAGGGTCGTGATTTTCTTTCTGCCATGAGAAAGATAGTCCCTGCGTCCCAGAGGGCAGTGGTGTCTCCAGCCAGAGCCTTAACATCCGTCATCAAGCCCCTCCTGACCAATACTCTTAACAGTGCTCTGAAGGCCCTGCAGAAACTCTTCCCTCACGTGGAACAGGGCctcaaaaagaagagagaaaacg ATGGTTCGGCTGGTGTATTGGATGACCTGTTGCACAGTGATGATGAGGGATCCTCTTTGTGCACTAGTAACCCTGCCCAGAAGAACGCAGGGCCAGCTGGATCTTTCCTCCTCCTGAACAG GACTGCTCTACAACAGCCCACTTCATTCAGGCCCAGACTGCTGCTTTGTGGGCGTCCAGGCTCTGGCCAAAGCACACACTTGGCTCCTGCCATTCTCCACGCTTTGGAGAAGTTTACGGTCTATACACTCGACATGGCTGTGCTTTTTGGGGTCAGCATGACAAGCCCAGAGGAAGCCTGTGCACAG CTGTTTTGTGAGGCCAAGAGAACGGCTCCTAGCATCCTGTACATTCCTCATATGCAGCGCTGGTGGGACACTGTGAGCTCAGCCCTAAGAGCCACCTTCCTCAGTCTGCTGCAGGACATCCCCTCCTTCTCACCCATTCTCCTCCTTGCCACCTGCAGTCTCTCTTATGATGACCTCTGTCCAGAG GTGCAGGATCTGTTTCTTATGGAGTATGGGGAGGTTTTTAATGTCCCTCTTCCGTCTGAAGAAGAGAGGCGCACATTCTTTGAGGATCTTATTTTGAACCAAGCGGCCAAAGCCCCTGCATCTAAAAGAGAAGCAG TGCTTCGGGCTATGGAGATCCTTCCAGTGGCCCCTCCACCAGCTCCTCGACTGCTCTCTGAGCAGGAGCAGCAGAAGCTAGAACAACAGGAAGaggacacactcagggaactccGCTTGTTTCTGCGTGATGTCACAAACCGGCTCGCTCAGGACAAGCGTTTTAAAGCCTTCACAAAACCTGTGGACACAGAAGAG GTTCCAGATTACACTACAGTAATTAAGCAACCCATGGACCTGTCCACAGTCCTTACCAAAATTGACCTGCACAAATACGAAACTGTGAAAGACTTCCTTCATGATGTAGATCTGATCTGGAAGAATGCTTTGGAGTACAACCCAGACAAAGACCCCTCAG ATCGCTTGATAAGACATCGTGCCTGTACTCTCAAGGACACCGTTCACGCCATCATCAAAGATGAACTGGATGAAGACTTTGAGAAGATCTGTATTGAGGTCAAGGAGTCACGCTCAAAAAGAG GATGCACATCTTCAAGATATACCCCTTCATATTACCACGTGCTGCCAAAGGTTTCAGCATCAGGAGAGCCAGGGACAAATGATTCTGGCCCTTCTAAAGATGTTTCCTCTGTAGCTGCAACACCAGTTACACCAAAACAAACAG GTGTGCAGAAGAAAAAAAGACGCAGAAGGCTGTGGAGCAACGGCTTTGTCAGCAAAAAGAAATCTCGCTCACATTCTCACTCAAAAGAAACAAATGAAGCTGAATCTGGTGAGGAAgatgaggatgaagaggaggacgAAGATGAAAGCAAGGCAGCAGAGAGCGAGGGGGCAGATGAGActgtgaaagaggtagagtgtgaACTGATGGAGGTGGATAACAAGGAAACTGGCCCTGCCCCAGCAGGAGACACAAATGAGACAACTGTTCCAGCGCTTGCCCAAAATGGCCATATTAGCAGTGGGGATGGAGATGATGTCAGTGTAGTTTCAACTGTGAATGAGCTTCAAAATGGAAATGCTTCTGATGCCATTCCAAATGGTGATTGTGCCAAAGAAGCTGGAGACAACAGTGAAAATGTGGTGGTCCAGCCTGCGGAGAATGCTGATGCTAAGAGGGTGGAGCCAAGTGCAAATGAGGACACAGCAATGG AAAAGGGGATAAGACGCATGACTAGAGGCTTGAGGATGCAGGCTCAGCAGCAGAAGATCGTCAACATGGACACTGCTATGAGGATCCTAGAGCAGAAGACCCAGCTGCTGATAGTGGATCACAGTAAGCTGAAG
- the psma2a gene encoding proteasome subunit alpha type-2: MADRGYSFSLTTFSPSGKLVQIEYALAAVAAGAPSVGIKASNGVVLATEKKQKSILYDEQSVHKVEPITKHIGMVYSGMGPDYRVLVRRARKLAQQYFLVYQEPIPTGQLVQRVASVMQEYTQSGGVRPFGVSLLIAGWDEDRPYLFQSDPSGAYFAWKATAMGKNYVNGKTFLEKRYNEDLELEDAIHTAILTLKESFEGQMTEDNIEVGICNEAGFRRLTPAEVKDYLAAIA; this comes from the exons ATGGCAGACAGAGGCTACAGCTTTTCCCTCACTACCTTCAG ccCTTCGGGGAAGTTGGTCCAGATTGAATATGCTCTGGCAGCTGTTGCAGCAGGGGCTCCCTCAGTTGGGATTAAAG CTTCAAATGGAGTTGTTCTGGCAACAGAAAAGAAGCAGAAGTCCATACTGTATGATGAACAGAGTGTCCATAAAGTAGAGCCCATAACCAAGCACATCGGCATGGTGTACAGTGGTATGGGGCCTGACTACAG GGTTTTGGTGAGGAGGGCACGGAAGCTTGCCCAGCAGTACTTCCTGGTCTACCAAGAGCCTATTCCTACAGGCCAGCTTGTTCAGAGGGTCGCATCTGTCATGCAGGAGTACACACAGTCTGG AGGTGTTCGTCCATTTGGTGTGTCGCTGTTAATCGCTGGCTGGGATGAAGATCGCCCGTACCTCTTCCAGTCTGATCCCTCA ggtGCATACTTTGCATGGAAAGCCACTGCAATGGGAAAGAACTACGTGAATGGAAAAACCTTCCTTGAAAAAAG ATACAATGAGGATCTTGAATTGGAAGACGCCATTCACACAGCAATTTTGACTCTCAAG GAAAGCTTTGAAGGTCAGATGACTGAGGACAACATTGAGGTGGGAATCTGTAACGAGGCTGGCTTCAGGCGTCTGACTCCTGCAGAAGTCAAAGACTACTTAGCAGCTATTGCTTAA